One genomic segment of Amycolatopsis granulosa includes these proteins:
- a CDS encoding exopolysaccharide biosynthesis protein, with amino-acid sequence MGDDTVRLSTIGRILRNRWRVLAALAVLGALVGAGASLLFSPGYRTSTSVLLQGSRDAGELLTEAQVATSTVVLDRAAQALGWGVSGTALSGNVKAGASQANIIDITATADTPDKAQKLADQVANAYVAYTAQLFGANSDAASQVAQEQANALRHQVQETNDRITELSQSAQKLSVETVDVRTQLEQLRSDLADAMLKLDQSDQTISQTRTVVMGSAQLPTSPASPTLIQFTGGGAVAFFLLGVLGHLIGARADRRLRDEQEIGSAVGGPVLGSVDVPVDRHTHQATGKARHAWSRWLGLDRAWNEPELLPSVDRASREVRYRRVLSRLGDDRGTFGLVVLLVADDDPAGRGAAAQLVAASAGRPELRIVVTSAARPTVGEVEGADGVVVVQGSGTRTGWELVDLATACGDAGLRVLGTVVAHPARTSPRSADEPAGAPRTDEALAGSA; translated from the coding sequence TTGGGTGACGACACCGTGCGCCTGTCCACGATCGGACGGATCCTGCGCAACCGCTGGCGCGTGCTGGCGGCGCTCGCGGTGCTCGGCGCGCTCGTCGGGGCGGGCGCGTCGCTGCTGTTCTCCCCCGGTTACCGGACCTCGACGAGCGTGCTGCTCCAGGGTTCGCGCGACGCGGGCGAACTCCTCACCGAAGCCCAGGTCGCGACCAGCACCGTGGTGCTCGACCGGGCCGCGCAGGCACTGGGCTGGGGGGTGAGCGGGACGGCGCTGAGCGGCAACGTCAAGGCCGGTGCGAGCCAGGCCAACATCATCGACATCACCGCGACCGCGGACACACCGGACAAGGCGCAGAAACTGGCCGACCAGGTGGCCAACGCCTACGTGGCCTACACCGCGCAGCTCTTCGGCGCGAATTCCGACGCCGCGAGCCAGGTGGCGCAGGAACAGGCGAACGCGTTGCGCCACCAGGTCCAGGAAACCAACGACCGCATCACCGAACTGTCCCAGTCCGCGCAGAAGCTGTCCGTGGAAACGGTCGACGTGCGCACGCAGCTGGAACAACTGCGCAGCGACCTGGCCGACGCGATGCTCAAGCTGGACCAGTCCGACCAGACGATCAGCCAGACCAGGACCGTCGTGATGGGTTCGGCGCAGCTGCCGACCAGCCCGGCGTCCCCGACGCTGATCCAGTTCACCGGTGGTGGCGCGGTGGCGTTCTTCCTGCTCGGCGTGCTCGGCCACCTGATCGGCGCGCGAGCGGACCGGCGGCTGCGCGACGAGCAGGAGATCGGGTCCGCGGTCGGCGGCCCGGTACTCGGCAGCGTCGACGTGCCGGTGGACCGGCACACGCACCAGGCGACCGGCAAGGCGCGGCACGCCTGGTCCCGCTGGCTCGGCCTGGACCGGGCGTGGAACGAACCCGAGCTCCTGCCGTCGGTGGACCGGGCGAGCCGGGAGGTGCGCTACCGCCGGGTGCTGTCCCGCCTGGGTGACGACCGGGGGACGTTCGGGCTCGTCGTGCTGCTGGTCGCCGACGACGACCCGGCCGGGCGGGGCGCCGCCGCCCAGCTGGTCGCGGCCTCGGCCGGCCGGCCCGAACTGCGGATCGTGGTGACCAGCGCCGCCCGGCCCACCGTCGGCGAGGTCGAGGGCGCGGACGGTGTCGTGGTCGTGCAGGGCAGCGGCACCCGGACCGGCTGGGAGCTGGTGGACCTCGCAACCGCGTGCGGGGACGCCGGGCTGCGGGTGCTCGGCACCGTCGTGGCCCACCCGGCCCGCACGTCCCCGCGCTCCGCGGACGAGCCGGCCGGGGCGCCGCGAACGGACGAGGCATTGGCGGGTTCGGCATGA